Proteins encoded together in one Acidobacteriota bacterium window:
- a CDS encoding integration host factor subunit beta, with amino-acid sequence MTKADLIDEVSRAVEMSRKDSEVIVETIFEAVVKALRGADKIEIRGFGSFRTRERRSRVGRNPKTGARVDVPPKRVPYFKPSKELKDLINAKPAAAAKA; translated from the coding sequence ATGACCAAAGCCGATTTGATTGATGAAGTTTCCCGCGCGGTGGAGATGTCCCGCAAAGACTCCGAGGTGATCGTCGAGACCATCTTCGAGGCCGTCGTGAAAGCGTTGCGCGGCGCCGACAAGATTGAGATTCGCGGCTTCGGAAGTTTCCGCACCCGCGAACGCCGCTCGCGAGTGGGCCGCAATCCCAAGACCGGCGCGCGCGTCGACGTCCCGCCCAAGCGCGTCCCCTACTTCAAGCCCAGCAAAGAATTGAAGGACTTGATCAACGCCAAGCCCGCCGCCGCGGCGAAGGCTTAA
- a CDS encoding 30S ribosomal protein S1 codes for MSEPEIDSPIIITETITSQAPSQEMTSPTTEVTSEVTSAAPETAAASAPVAEAPQAPATVVPAAAVFAEPVAMTEEEAEAAAAAEAEAFGQLVDSYSQRPDESIGTAKHGRVVKLTATDVIVDIGLKGEGLVAIDEFKDLQGNITVQPGDEIDVVVMASDDATGYIRLSYAKVKNAKIWAELEVAAEANKILTCKVLEKTKGGLAVDIGVRAFLPGSQIDVRPVRELDPLVGMELPVRIIKINAKRGNVVVSCKVLLEEDLNSRKAETLAKLSEGALVTGVVKNLTEYGAFVDLGGIDGLLHITDMSWGRIGKAADVLTAGQQIEVKILKFDVEKERVSLGIKQMTEDPWLLVAERYVVGNRVKGKIISVTDYGAFVELEAGIEGLVHVSEMSWSKRLKHPSKIVSKDAEVEAVILDVNPKDRRISLGIKQTQPNPWATLPERYAEGTIIEGRVRNLTEFGAFVEVEEGIDGLIHVSDLSWTTRVKHPSDVLKKGEMIKAVVLKIDTENLRLSLGVKQLQPDAWQQYCGGHQVGEDVRGKIMRKTDFGVFVELSEGVEGLCHISELFPLIRNRAAIPFEVGEEHDFRILKVSPEEHKIGLSMKALHAEELAALAEKERAERPARREGARPGGREGGGQRSGGKGDRGPRGDRPPRSDRGDRGSSAQHSNPNVTSTIGDLIALKERLAAKNNN; via the coding sequence CCGAACCCGAAATTGACTCCCCCATCATCATCACCGAAACCATCACCAGCCAAGCCCCCAGCCAAGAGATGACATCTCCGACAACCGAGGTGACTTCTGAAGTGACTTCCGCCGCACCGGAAACCGCCGCTGCCAGCGCCCCTGTAGCGGAGGCTCCGCAGGCACCCGCAACGGTTGTTCCGGCGGCAGCAGTCTTCGCGGAACCTGTCGCCATGACCGAGGAAGAAGCCGAAGCGGCCGCTGCCGCCGAAGCCGAGGCCTTCGGCCAATTGGTTGACTCCTATTCGCAACGGCCCGATGAGTCCATCGGCACGGCCAAGCATGGCCGCGTGGTGAAGCTCACCGCTACCGACGTCATCGTAGACATCGGCCTGAAGGGCGAGGGTCTGGTCGCCATCGACGAGTTCAAGGATCTCCAGGGCAACATCACCGTGCAGCCCGGCGATGAGATCGATGTTGTGGTAATGGCCAGCGACGACGCCACCGGCTACATCCGCCTCTCCTACGCCAAGGTGAAGAACGCCAAAATCTGGGCGGAGTTGGAAGTGGCCGCCGAGGCCAATAAGATTCTCACCTGCAAGGTGCTCGAGAAGACCAAGGGCGGTCTCGCCGTGGACATCGGCGTGCGCGCCTTCCTGCCCGGCTCGCAGATTGACGTGCGTCCCGTGCGCGAGCTCGACCCGCTGGTGGGCATGGAGTTGCCGGTTCGCATCATTAAGATCAATGCCAAGCGCGGCAACGTAGTGGTCTCCTGCAAGGTCTTGCTCGAAGAGGATCTCAATTCCCGCAAGGCCGAAACCCTGGCGAAGTTGAGCGAAGGGGCGCTCGTAACCGGTGTGGTCAAGAACCTCACCGAGTACGGCGCTTTCGTCGATCTGGGTGGCATCGATGGCCTGCTGCACATCACCGACATGAGTTGGGGCCGCATCGGCAAAGCCGCCGACGTGTTGACCGCTGGCCAGCAGATAGAAGTGAAGATTCTCAAGTTCGATGTCGAGAAAGAGCGTGTCTCGCTAGGCATCAAGCAGATGACCGAAGACCCCTGGCTGCTGGTTGCTGAGCGCTATGTTGTGGGCAACCGCGTGAAGGGGAAAATCATTTCGGTTACCGACTACGGCGCATTCGTCGAGCTGGAGGCCGGCATCGAGGGTCTGGTGCATGTCTCCGAGATGAGTTGGAGCAAGCGTCTGAAGCATCCGTCGAAGATCGTCTCGAAAGACGCCGAAGTCGAAGCCGTCATTCTGGACGTCAACCCCAAGGACCGCCGCATTTCGCTCGGCATTAAGCAGACTCAGCCTAATCCCTGGGCCACGTTGCCGGAGCGCTACGCCGAGGGCACCATCATCGAGGGCCGCGTGCGCAACCTGACCGAGTTCGGCGCGTTCGTGGAAGTCGAGGAGGGCATTGACGGCCTCATTCACGTCTCTGATCTGAGCTGGACAACGCGCGTGAAGCATCCTTCCGACGTACTCAAGAAGGGCGAAATGATCAAGGCCGTCGTCCTGAAGATAGACACGGAGAATCTGCGCCTTTCTCTCGGCGTGAAGCAATTGCAGCCCGATGCCTGGCAGCAGTATTGCGGCGGACATCAGGTTGGCGAAGATGTGCGCGGCAAGATCATGCGCAAGACGGACTTCGGCGTGTTCGTCGAACTCTCCGAGGGTGTCGAGGGACTATGCCACATCTCCGAGCTGTTCCCGTTGATCAGGAATCGCGCCGCCATCCCGTTCGAGGTGGGCGAGGAACACGACTTCCGCATTCTGAAAGTTTCGCCGGAAGAGCATAAGATCGGCCTGAGCATGAAGGCGCTACACGCCGAAGAGCTGGCCGCGCTGGCGGAGAAGGAACGCGCCGAGCGTCCCGCCCGTCGTGAAGGCGCTCGCCCGGGTGGCCGCGAAGGCGGTGGGCAGCGCAGTGGCGGCAAGGGCGATCGTGGTCCGCGCGGGGATCGTCCGCCGCGTAGCGATAGAGGCGACCGCGGCTCCTCCGCGCAGCACTCCAACCCCAATGTAACCAGCACCATCGGCGACCTGATCGCGCTGAAAGAGCGCCTGGCCGCGAAGAACAATAACTAG
- a CDS encoding DUF1211 domain-containing protein, which yields MTKGRLEAFSDGVIAIIITIMVLELKVPQGADFAALAPLAPVFLSYVLSYAHLGIYWNNHHHMLQAAQKVNGPILLANLHLLFWLSLVPFVTGWMGENHFAALPVALYGMVLLLSGIAYFILARALTAHHGTDSRLAVALGRDFKGKLSIAIYAVAVPLSFVNPWIAFALYTLVALMWFIPDRRIENTLAD from the coding sequence ATGACCAAAGGACGGCTGGAAGCGTTTAGCGATGGCGTGATCGCCATCATCATCACCATCATGGTGCTGGAGCTGAAAGTCCCGCAGGGCGCCGACTTCGCCGCGCTCGCGCCGCTCGCGCCGGTCTTTCTGAGCTACGTGCTCAGCTACGCCCACCTCGGCATCTACTGGAATAATCATCATCATATGCTGCAGGCGGCGCAGAAGGTGAACGGCCCCATCCTGCTGGCCAATCTACATCTGCTGTTCTGGCTGTCGCTCGTCCCGTTCGTAACCGGCTGGATGGGCGAGAACCATTTCGCCGCGCTGCCCGTGGCCCTCTACGGCATGGTGCTGCTGCTATCCGGCATCGCCTACTTCATTCTCGCTCGCGCGCTGACTGCGCACCACGGAACTGACTCGCGCCTGGCCGTCGCGCTGGGCAGAGACTTCAAAGGCAAACTCTCGATTGCCATCTACGCCGTCGCCGTCCCGCTGTCATTCGTCAACCCGTGGATCGCCTTCGCGCTCTACACGCTGGTGGCACTAATGTGGTTCATCCCCGACCGCCGCATCGAAAACACACTGGCGGATTAG
- a CDS encoding DUF2283 domain-containing protein — MWEKAGRQKDQGRRDQRGIGRTGRGFCRHYCLLWEIAREISLDWQADALYIKFQNGKFARNQRVDDDTMIDLDAKGRLLGIEILNVTKKVPAKDLSGIRVKLPPTQSAACFANPPHKPKCATGFH, encoded by the coding sequence ATATGGGAGAAAGCAGGCCGTCAAAAGGATCAAGGGCGAAGAGATCAGCGTGGTATAGGTCGAACAGGGCGAGGATTTTGTCGTCATTACTGTCTTCTGTGGGAAATAGCAAGGGAGATCAGCTTGGATTGGCAGGCGGATGCGCTGTACATCAAGTTTCAGAACGGCAAATTCGCCCGCAACCAGCGGGTGGATGACGACACCATGATCGATTTGGACGCCAAGGGCAGACTGCTAGGGATAGAAATCCTGAACGTCACAAAGAAGGTGCCCGCAAAAGATTTGTCGGGTATTCGTGTGAAGCTGCCCCCGACTCAAAGCGCCGCCTGCTTCGCAAACCCGCCGCATAAACCGAAGTGTGCCACTGGTTTTCATTGA
- a CDS encoding DUF4258 domain-containing protein — protein sequence MIIYTNHVQESMKMRGIKKAWVEEAITTPENVIDVKYGRKQAVKRIKGEEISVV from the coding sequence ATGATTATCTACACGAATCATGTGCAAGAGAGTATGAAGATGCGAGGGATCAAGAAGGCGTGGGTCGAGGAGGCAATTACCACGCCTGAGAACGTTATTGATGTAAAATATGGGAGAAAGCAGGCCGTCAAAAGGATCAAGGGCGAAGAGATCAGCGTGGTATAG
- a CDS encoding HIT domain-containing protein, translating into MDFLWSPWRYRYVTGQEPSKPGQHAGESGCIFCDKLAGPIDVARDEENFILHRGVRAFILLNLYPYCSGHVMVAPNAHIGSLGMADDATWSEIASLTKRAEQAIQTAYHPDGVNLGMNLGSAAGAGIADHIHMHVLPRWNADTNFMTTIGETRVLPESLDDTYRKLKALF; encoded by the coding sequence ATGGATTTTCTCTGGAGCCCTTGGCGATACCGCTACGTTACCGGCCAGGAGCCGAGCAAGCCCGGCCAGCACGCTGGCGAATCGGGCTGCATCTTCTGCGACAAGCTCGCCGGCCCAATTGATGTCGCGCGCGATGAAGAAAATTTCATCCTCCATCGCGGCGTGCGCGCCTTCATCCTGCTGAACCTCTACCCCTATTGCAGCGGCCACGTGATGGTCGCCCCCAACGCCCACATCGGCTCGCTCGGCATGGCCGACGACGCCACCTGGTCCGAGATCGCCTCATTGACCAAGCGCGCCGAGCAGGCCATCCAGACCGCCTACCATCCCGACGGCGTCAACCTGGGCATGAACCTCGGCTCCGCCGCCGGCGCGGGCATCGCCGACCACATCCACATGCACGTCCTCCCCCGCTGGAACGCCGACACGAATTTCATGACCACCATAGGCGAAACCCGCGTCCTGCCCGAATCCCTCGACGACACTTATCGCAAACTGAAAGCGCTGTTCTGA